The genomic DNA GTCCGTGGCCTGGACCCTCCCTAGTGGTGCCATTGAAATTCCGATAGCCGGCGCTCACCTCATTCCTTTCACGGCTACTACCCCCATCAAAGTTAACCTACAGCCAACTCAGAATCCGGCCTCCGCAACGGCCGCCAGCGAGCCTCAGCTACTCGTGTACCCCAACCCTTTGACCAGCCAGACCACGGTAGAGTTTAGCCTGCCCGCAGCAGGCGAAGCTACCCTATTGGTCTACGACGCCAGTAATCACTTGGTCCAACGCTTATTTAGTGGGCCCGCTACGGCGGGCCCGCAGCCAGTGCTTACCTTGGCGGGTAGTGGCCTGGCGCCCGGCTGGTACCTTGTGCAGCTCCTTACCGATACGAAAATCATCACGCAAAAGCTGTTAAAAACGGATTAGTGCAGTAGCCCAGGGCCGCCCGCAGGCCTACTATTTTTAGCCAGTTGGGGTAGAAGCCTGTGGTGGACTGTTGCTGGGAAGGTTACTTATCTTTGAACCCTGCTGCCTAGTTGCCGCGGCCGGGCTCCTTGCCGGCTGCGGGCGCGCTACCTACTCTATGGCTTTTACTGACAAGATTAAAGATAATCCCCGCCTGAAAGCGCTGGCTTTGTGGTCAATTATTGTTCCGCGCGAGGCCCGGCCCCGGCTGTGGGTGCGCTGGCTGGTCAACCCCTTTCGACACAAGTACGGGCGTCGGTCGCTGGTGCGGTGGAATACCCGCCTCGATGTGGTACCCTTCAACCCGTTTACGCTGGGCGACGAGTCCATCATCGAAAGCTACGCCACCGTTAATAATGGGATGGGCGGCGTACTAATTGGTGACCGCACTCTAGTAGGCCTCAGCAACGTGCTTATTGGCCCCTTGCGCATTGGCAATGACGTGATTATCGCCCAAAACGTCGTATTTTCGGGTCTCAACCACGGCTACTTGGATATCACGCAGCCCATCCGGGACCAGCCCTGCACTACGGCCGAAATAATAGTGGAGGATGAGGTCTGGATTGGGGCTAATGCGACCATCACGGCCGGCGTGCGCATTGGGCGCCATGCAGTAGTAGCGGGGGGTAGCGTCGTGACCAAAGACGTGCCGCCCTACACCATTGTGGGTGGTAACCCGGCCC from Hymenobacter psoromatis includes the following:
- a CDS encoding acetyltransferase, which encodes MAFTDKIKDNPRLKALALWSIIVPREARPRLWVRWLVNPFRHKYGRRSLVRWNTRLDVVPFNPFTLGDESIIESYATVNNGMGGVLIGDRTLVGLSNVLIGPLRIGNDVIIAQNVVFSGLNHGYLDITQPIRDQPCTTAEIIVEDEVWIGANATITAGVRIGRHAVVAGGSVVTKDVPPYTIVGGNPARPLKHYSAATGQWERVKT